GTTTGGAGTTGATCGAGAGATATCGATCGCACTTCTTTTTGAAAAAAGTAAATGCGCTTGGGATTGCTAATGTCGGCGGCTTTAGCAATCGCTCGTTCATCCCGTTCTCCCAACTGCACCATCAGCTTCACCCAGAGCCAGGTGCGCATTTGTCCTACTAGGGTGGCCACGATTTTTAGGGCTGGTTCGTTGCGATTCAACAAGTCAGCGACTAGGGTGAGTGCCCGGGCTGTGTCGCCCTCGCGGATGGCTGTGGCCAATTGCAGGGTGTTTTGGGTAGATGTGGTCACTAGGGTGGCGATCGCTGCCTCGTCAATGGAGGCATTGCCCTGTCCATCACTGACGTAGAGGCTGAGTTTTTCCAGCTCCGTGACCAATTGGCGGGTATCGTTGCCCACCGCATCTGCTAGTAGTTCCACGGCTTTGGGTGTCAGGGTGAGGTGCATCTCCCGCGCCATGGTTTCTACCTGGTGAATTAATTGATCGGTTTTCCAGGGAGAGATGGCAGCAAATTCGCGCATTGTGGCATGTTGTTTCAGCAGCTTGGTGGACTTGAGCCGACCGTCCGGCTTGCCCGCCAAGGTGATCATCAATACGGATGTATCGGGAATATTGGGCAGGGTGCGTTCCAGTTCTGCCAGCAGTGCTTCAGAGCAGCGTTGGGTAATGGGGGTATCCACCAGCCAAATAAATCGTTGACCGCTGCCGAAGGGGGGCGTCATAGCTTGGTTGAGAGCCTGCACCACGGCATCGGCCTGATCCGGCAGCAGTTTATCGGCATTGAAGCTAGCCCAGTTAGGATCGAGGGTGCGATCGCGGAGGGTGGCGATCGCTCGATGGAGGGCAAATTCGTCGTCTCCCCAATAGACATGAACCGGCATTCCAGTCTCCTTGTGGTGAAGGCTTGTGGCGTGATCTTACGGGCTTCCTGTGGACACCTGGGTGAGAAGCGTGAGACCGCCGCTCGTTCCCAGCAGCAGCAGTAGACCCAAGGCTCCTGCTAGGGGTTGCCCATGAATGCCCACCAGCCAGGCTGGGGTGGTCACGGGAGGGCGATCGCCCTGGAGGGTATCCACGGTGGCTACGCCCCACACCCAGCCGGTATGCAGGCCCCAAGCTAGGCCAATGGCGTTGCCGTCTACCCAGCAGGCTAGGGTGAGCACCATGCCCATGAGCCACAGCCCTGGCAGTTGAGGTACCGTACCGCGACCATCCCAAACTAAGTGGAGGCTGGCGAAAATGACGCTGGCGATCGCTCCTGCCGCCCATAGATCGAGGTGCGATCGTAGGGCATGGTGCAGGAATCCACGAAATACCAGTTCTTCGATGAACCCCACGCTAGCGGCAACAGCCAGCAGTCCCAGCAGGGTGGGCAGTGATAGCTGCTGCCAGGGTAGGGGCGGTTGGTCGGGATGCAGC
This genomic interval from Candidatus Obscuribacterales bacterium contains the following:
- the holA gene encoding DNA polymerase III subunit delta, whose translation is MPVHVYWGDDEFALHRAIATLRDRTLDPNWASFNADKLLPDQADAVVQALNQAMTPPFGSGQRFIWLVDTPITQRCSEALLAELERTLPNIPDTSVLMITLAGKPDGRLKSTKLLKQHATMREFAAISPWKTDQLIHQVETMAREMHLTLTPKAVELLADAVGNDTRQLVTELEKLSLYVSDGQGNASIDEAAIATLVTTSTQNTLQLATAIREGDTARALTLVADLLNRNEPALKIVATLVGQMRTWLWVKLMVQLGERDERAIAKAADISNPKRIYFFQKEVRSISLDQLQTALKLLLQLDLGLKQGAEPRSWIQTHVIQLCQTFQASASRQWR
- a CDS encoding type II CAAX endopeptidase family protein, encoding MAVPLAQRLHWRPFQPATAAQKLPLLAILYGLAPVVLWSIQQLSADTWADYGLVGPQLIPSAGVGLAMGLAGIAILYGIRGAILQWLHPDQPPLPWQQLSLPTLLGLLAVAASVGFIEELVFRGFLHHALRSHLDLWAAGAIASVIFASLHLVWDGRGTVPQLPGLWLMGMVLTLACWVDGNAIGLAWGLHTGWVWGVATVDTLQGDRPPVTTPAWLVGIHGQPLAGALGLLLLLGTSGGLTLLTQVSTGSP